CTGATGACGAGCCTGGAAGCCGATCCACTGACCGTTTCGCTCGTTCAAGTCGCGTCCAGCCTTCCGATGTTCCTGTTCGCGATCCCGGCCGGCGCGCTGGCGGACATCGTCGACAAGCGGCGCTTCCTGATCCTGATCGAGATCGTGCTCACCGTGTTTGCGGCCGCGAGCGCGGTGCTGGTCTGGCTCGGGCTGATGAACCCGTTCCAGCTGTTGCTGTTCACGTTTCTGCTCGGCGCGGGTGCGGCGTTCGCGGCGCCGGCCTGGCAATCGATCGTGCCGGATCTCGTGCCCAAGGAGCACCTCGCATCGGCGGTGGCGAGCAATGGCGTCGGCATCAATGTCAGCCGGGCGATCGGCCCGGCGCTGGGCGGCGTGGTGATCGGCGTCGCGGGCATCGCGGCGCCGTTCTGGATCAACGCGCTGAGCAATTTCGCGGTGATCGGCGCGCTGCTGTGGTGGCGCCCCGCCGCCAAGCGCGCGGCGACGCTGCCTCCGGAACGGTTGTTCAGCGCGATCGTGATCGGCTTTCGCCACGCGCGATACAATCTCGATCTGCGCGCCACACTGGTGCGCGCGGTCGCGTTCTTCTTTTTCGCCAGCGCGTATTGGGCGCTGCTGCCGCTTGTCGCCCGCTCGCGCATCGCCGGGGGACCGGAACTGTACGGCATTTTGCTCGGCGCAATCGGCCTCGGCGCGATTGTCGGCGCGTTCCTGTTGCAGGGGTTGAAATCGGCGCTGGGGCCGGATCGCTTGGTCGCGGCCGGCACGCTCGGGACAGCGGTCAGCCTCGTTCTGCTCGGCAGCGTCCAACGCGTCGAACTCGCGACCGCGGCCTGTTTCATCGCGGGCGTTTCGTGGATCGCGGTTCTCGCCAACCTCAACGTTTCCGTTCAGGTCGCGCTACCGGACTGGGTGCGCGGCCGCGGCCTGGCGATGTTCGTCACGGTGTTCTTCGGCGCGATGACGGCCGGCAGCGCGCTCTGGGGTCAGTTGGCGTCGTCGTTCGGATTGCCGGCAGCGCATTTCGCCGCGGCCGTCGGCGCCGTCGTCGGCATCGCCGTGACGTGGCGCTGGAAACTGCGCGGCAGCGCCGAGCACGATCTCGCACCCTCGATGCATTGGCCCGCGCCGGTGCTGGCCATCGATGCCGATGCCGATCAAGGCCCGGTGCTGATTACGGTCGAGTACCATGTCGCAGCGGACAGGCGCGACGCCTTCCTGCTGGCTATGCGAAAATTGAGCCGACAGCGACGGCGTGACGGCGCATATGCGTGGGACGTGTTCGAAGATACCTCGGAGCGCGGACGATTCGTCGAGGTGTTCAAAGTTGCGTCATGGCTCGAGCATCTTCGGCAACATGATCGCGTCACCAATGCGGATCGGATCGATCAGAATGCGATCCGCCATTTCCACGCGAGCGCAGAGCCTCGCGTGACGCACTTGCTCGCTGCGAAGTTCCCGGCATGACTCCGGGCAAGCTGCGCGCGCCGTGACCGCCGCTCAAACCCGACCTCGGCCGGCCGATCGAGGCGCGTCTCGAGCCCGAGCGGCTTGTGGAGGCCGGGCGGGGACGGCTTCGGACCCGGGACAATCTTTGAACTTTTGCCGCGGGCGTCCATTGCACCATTTCACCTTCGGTCTCGGCGAACGCGACCATGGAGGAGGCGGCGAATGTCTGATCATGCGCTTCGGAAGCGCCGGGTGCTTGTCGTGGAGGACGAGTATTTCCTTGCAGAC
The DNA window shown above is from Rhodopseudomonas palustris HaA2 and carries:
- a CDS encoding MFS transporter is translated as MTNVERDPPMTAETRASPWIAFRHTAFTVVWTATVVANVGTWMYNAASGWLMTSLEADPLTVSLVQVASSLPMFLFAIPAGALADIVDKRRFLILIEIVLTVFAAASAVLVWLGLMNPFQLLLFTFLLGAGAAFAAPAWQSIVPDLVPKEHLASAVASNGVGINVSRAIGPALGGVVIGVAGIAAPFWINALSNFAVIGALLWWRPAAKRAATLPPERLFSAIVIGFRHARYNLDLRATLVRAVAFFFFASAYWALLPLVARSRIAGGPELYGILLGAIGLGAIVGAFLLQGLKSALGPDRLVAAGTLGTAVSLVLLGSVQRVELATAACFIAGVSWIAVLANLNVSVQVALPDWVRGRGLAMFVTVFFGAMTAGSALWGQLASSFGLPAAHFAAAVGAVVGIAVTWRWKLRGSAEHDLAPSMHWPAPVLAIDADADQGPVLITVEYHVAADRRDAFLLAMRKLSRQRRRDGAYAWDVFEDTSERGRFVEVFKVASWLEHLRQHDRVTNADRIDQNAIRHFHASAEPRVTHLLAAKFPA